A region of Mesorhizobium sp. M3A.F.Ca.ET.080.04.2.1 DNA encodes the following proteins:
- a CDS encoding CoA-acylating methylmalonate-semialdehyde dehydrogenase: protein MIEYGHFIGGERVAGTSGRKQDVMQPMDGSVRGTVALASQAELRSAVENAKAAQPKWAATNPQRRVRVLMKFLELVQRDYEELADILAREHGKTLADARGDIQRGLEVVEVCIGAPHMMKGEFTDGAGPGIDVYSMRQPLGVVAGITPFNFPAMIPLWKIAPAIACGNAFILKPSERDPGVPLRIAELFIEASLPAGILNVVNGDKEVVDAILDDPDIKAIGFVGSTPIAQYIYSRGCAAGKRVQCFGGAKNHMIIMPDADMDQTVDALIGAGYGSAGERCMAISVAVPVGNDTANRLMEKLVPRVESLKVGPSTDSSADFGPLVTRQALERVKGYVDLGVKEGAKLVVDGRGFKMQGYENGYYMGGCLFDNVTADMRIYKEEIFGPVLSVVRAPTYENAIHLANDHEMGNGVAIFTRDGDAARDFASRVQVGMVGVNVPIPVPIAYYTFGGWKASSFGDLNQHGPDAFRFYTKTKTVTSRWPSGIKDGAEFVIPTMN from the coding sequence ATGATCGAATACGGTCATTTCATCGGCGGCGAGCGTGTCGCCGGCACGAGCGGGCGCAAGCAGGATGTGATGCAGCCGATGGACGGCTCCGTGCGCGGCACGGTGGCGCTGGCCTCGCAGGCGGAGCTGCGCTCCGCGGTCGAGAACGCCAAGGCCGCGCAGCCCAAGTGGGCCGCCACCAACCCGCAGCGCCGCGTGCGCGTGCTGATGAAGTTTCTCGAGCTGGTCCAGCGCGACTATGAAGAGCTCGCCGACATACTGGCGCGCGAGCACGGCAAGACCCTTGCCGATGCGCGCGGCGACATCCAGCGCGGCCTCGAAGTGGTCGAAGTCTGCATCGGCGCCCCGCACATGATGAAGGGCGAATTCACCGACGGCGCCGGCCCCGGCATCGATGTCTATTCGATGCGCCAGCCGCTCGGCGTGGTCGCCGGCATCACGCCGTTCAACTTCCCGGCGATGATCCCGCTTTGGAAGATCGCGCCGGCGATCGCCTGCGGCAATGCCTTCATCCTGAAGCCATCCGAGCGCGATCCGGGCGTGCCGCTGCGCATCGCCGAACTGTTCATCGAGGCCAGCCTGCCTGCCGGCATCCTCAACGTCGTCAACGGCGACAAGGAAGTGGTCGACGCCATCCTCGACGATCCGGACATCAAGGCCATCGGTTTCGTCGGCTCGACGCCGATCGCCCAATACATCTATTCGCGCGGCTGCGCGGCCGGCAAGCGCGTGCAGTGCTTCGGCGGCGCCAAGAACCATATGATCATCATGCCCGACGCCGACATGGACCAGACGGTCGATGCGCTGATCGGCGCGGGCTACGGCTCGGCCGGCGAGCGCTGCATGGCGATCTCCGTCGCCGTGCCGGTCGGCAACGACACCGCCAACCGGCTGATGGAAAAGCTGGTGCCGCGCGTCGAAAGCCTGAAGGTCGGCCCGTCGACCGACTCTTCCGCCGATTTCGGCCCGCTAGTGACGCGCCAAGCGCTGGAGCGCGTCAAGGGCTATGTCGACCTGGGCGTCAAGGAAGGCGCCAAGCTCGTCGTCGACGGCCGTGGCTTCAAGATGCAAGGTTATGAGAACGGCTACTATATGGGCGGCTGCCTGTTCGACAATGTGACCGCCGACATGCGCATCTACAAGGAAGAGATCTTCGGACCGGTGCTGTCGGTGGTGCGCGCGCCGACCTATGAGAACGCCATCCACCTCGCCAACGACCACGAAATGGGCAATGGCGTCGCCATCTTCACCCGCGACGGCGACGCCGCGCGCGACTTTGCCTCGCGCGTCCAGGTCGGCATGGTCGGGGTCAACGTGCCGATCCCGGTGCCGATCGCCTACTACACGTTCGGCGGTTGGAAGGCCTCCTCCTTCGGTGACCTCAACCAGCATGGTCCGGACGCGTTCCGCTTCTACACCAAGACCAAGACGGTCACCTCGCGCTGGCCGTCCGGTATCAAAGACGGCGCCGAGTTCGTCATCCCGACGATGAACTGA
- a CDS encoding dihydrodipicolinate synthase family protein translates to MWTGVFPAVTTKFTTDDRLDHAEMERCYGLQMEAGCDGIIVCGSLGEGPMLSHDEKIEVLKTAQKVAGRKPVLLTVNEPGTREAANIARRAAREGANGLMVVPSPIYHTDRQETVAALRAVAQAGDLPVMIYSNRLAYRVDVTVDLMEELASDERFVAIKESSDDIRRSTEIINRLGDRYDLFTGVDNLAFEALSVGAVGWVAGLVTAFPRETVAIYQLMKQGRREEALAIYRWFRTLLDLDVSTYLVQNIKLAEVLAIDTNDRVRMPRQPLSGERRKAVEKIVRDALAVRPKLPAF, encoded by the coding sequence ATGTGGACCGGAGTTTTCCCCGCCGTCACGACCAAATTCACGACCGACGACCGCCTCGACCACGCCGAGATGGAGCGCTGCTATGGGCTGCAGATGGAGGCTGGCTGCGACGGCATCATCGTCTGTGGCTCGCTCGGAGAAGGTCCGATGCTGTCGCATGACGAGAAGATCGAGGTGCTGAAGACGGCGCAGAAGGTCGCCGGCCGCAAGCCGGTGCTCCTGACCGTCAACGAGCCCGGCACCCGCGAGGCGGCGAACATTGCGCGCCGCGCCGCCAGGGAGGGCGCCAATGGCCTGATGGTGGTGCCAAGCCCGATCTACCACACCGACCGGCAAGAGACGGTGGCAGCGCTACGCGCCGTCGCGCAAGCGGGCGACCTGCCGGTGATGATCTATTCCAACCGGCTCGCCTATCGCGTCGACGTCACGGTCGACCTGATGGAGGAGCTTGCTTCCGACGAGCGCTTCGTCGCCATCAAGGAATCGTCCGACGATATCCGCCGGTCGACCGAGATCATCAACCGCCTCGGCGACCGCTACGACCTCTTCACCGGCGTCGACAATCTCGCCTTCGAGGCGCTATCGGTCGGCGCCGTCGGCTGGGTGGCCGGCCTGGTGACGGCCTTCCCGCGCGAAACGGTCGCCATCTACCAACTGATGAAGCAGGGCCGCCGCGAGGAGGCGCTGGCAATCTACCGCTGGTTCCGGACTCTGCTCGATCTCGACGTCTCGACCTATCTGGTACAGAACATCAAGCTTGCTGAAGTGCTGGCGATTGATACCAATGACCGCGTGCGCATGCCGCGGCAGCCGCTGTCGGGCGAACGCCGCAAGGCTGTCGAGAAGATCGTGCGGGATGCGCTCGCCGTGCGGCCGAAACTGCCGGCGTTCTAA
- a CDS encoding branched-chain amino acid ABC transporter permease LivH (LivHMGF is the membrane component of the LIV-I/LS branched-chain amino acid transporter), giving the protein MQYFVQQLINGLTLGSIYGLIAIGYTMVYGIIGMINFAHGDIFMVGAFAALIVFLILGAIFYSVPVVVALLIMMIVAMLLTSLYNWTIEKVAYRPLRGSFRLAPLITAIGMSIALSNFVQVTQGPRNKPIPPLVSQVYSFDGISVSLKQIIIVLVTIVLLAIFWYLVNRTALGRAQRACEQDRKMAALLGIDVDRTISITFIMGAALAAVAGTLFLMYYGVVVFSDGFVPGVKAFTAAVLGGIGSLPGAVLGGLLIGFIESMWSAYFSIDYKDVAAFSILAIVLIFLPSGILGRPEVEKV; this is encoded by the coding sequence ATGCAGTATTTCGTCCAGCAGCTTATCAACGGGCTGACGCTGGGATCGATCTATGGGCTGATCGCGATCGGCTACACGATGGTCTACGGCATCATCGGCATGATCAATTTCGCGCATGGCGACATCTTCATGGTTGGGGCCTTCGCGGCCCTCATCGTCTTCCTCATCCTCGGCGCGATTTTCTATTCCGTCCCGGTCGTGGTCGCGCTTCTGATCATGATGATCGTGGCCATGCTGCTCACCAGTCTTTACAACTGGACGATCGAGAAAGTGGCCTACAGGCCGTTGCGCGGCTCGTTCCGGCTGGCGCCGCTGATCACAGCCATCGGCATGTCGATCGCTCTGTCCAACTTCGTGCAGGTCACGCAAGGTCCGCGCAACAAGCCGATTCCGCCGCTGGTCAGCCAGGTCTATTCCTTCGACGGAATCAGCGTCTCGCTGAAGCAGATCATCATCGTGCTGGTGACGATCGTGCTGCTGGCGATCTTCTGGTACCTGGTCAACCGAACGGCGCTTGGCCGCGCGCAGCGCGCCTGCGAACAGGACCGCAAGATGGCGGCCCTGCTCGGCATCGACGTCGATCGTACCATTTCCATCACCTTCATCATGGGCGCGGCGCTCGCGGCGGTCGCCGGCACGCTGTTCCTGATGTATTATGGCGTGGTGGTGTTTTCCGACGGCTTCGTGCCGGGCGTGAAGGCGTTTACGGCGGCCGTGCTCGGCGGCATCGGCTCGCTGCCCGGCGCTGTGCTCGGCGGGCTTCTGATCGGCTTCATCGAAAGCATGTGGTCGGCTTATTTCTCGATCGACTACAAGGACGTCGCCGCCTTCTCGATCCTGGCGATCGTGCTGATCTTCCTGCCCTCCGGCATTCTCGGCCGGCCTGAAGTCGAAAAGGTCTGA
- a CDS encoding phosphatidylserine/phosphatidylglycerophosphate/cardiolipin synthase family protein, whose translation MAGLALTVLASCAGMPGRSACAYFPGDGACARPPISADTSGAETATARIFADDGDFAYEKRFQALLAQSRIDALDRSNGTGRFGRNWRDVHNDSFQRTYRALQRLANPLDRTELPPASGKPGESHFTGRWRMSRQTLYLDATARPSDPKTFSFSGLQARSVEIVLRQAGNTPLDIDGSCDGPLALRSSARSGTVAAGSQFHLSLPAAGTPVSLFPSEALGRCDLRVSSREAPAGAPLTILREETADPWITALDSRYDRCPVPDAKSLEALDRAFYAGRWLSQTCALPLGNPTLLRKSRDGFNAKVEALLGKTLPDSAFDKADPELPLDFSDAPKLRLIYLSSLEFKADFSGRIIERLIRYHAARGAKVRILITDVLEREKDDAMLHRLAAEFPNVQLQEYRWRAYRGAPIDEQISQLHKTHHIKMLATLADQPGRSRVIIGGRNIHDGFLFHRPVDLTRYPNLQQYGKTDGFSLNYYSNWSDFDVEVADEATVATLAAHLSTVWLRDADTNLSRPFSIPVPSAGRSSPGVARHFISVPYEDGHALENYFVELINAARRHIQIVNPYLNPTPDLVRALDRALARGVKIDIVGRIDLKGDIGGSFLTALNRLFVEKYGDHIDIREFKAPDVVLHSKIMMIDERLVTISSVNLNNRSFFHDSENGMVVLDPAFYRRMKPVYDDYLAHSRPVAANVSIGWAYRLLFSGAWVRQAF comes from the coding sequence TTGGCGGGTTTGGCGCTGACGGTGCTGGCCAGTTGCGCGGGCATGCCGGGCCGTTCCGCCTGCGCCTATTTTCCAGGTGATGGTGCCTGCGCCCGCCCCCCAATATCGGCCGACACCAGCGGCGCCGAGACCGCGACCGCCCGCATCTTCGCGGATGACGGCGACTTTGCCTACGAGAAGCGGTTCCAGGCATTGCTCGCCCAGAGCCGGATCGACGCCCTCGACCGCTCAAACGGCACCGGCCGCTTCGGCCGCAACTGGCGCGACGTCCATAACGATAGCTTCCAAAGGACCTATCGAGCGCTGCAGCGGTTGGCAAATCCGCTCGACAGGACAGAGCTGCCGCCGGCATCGGGCAAGCCGGGCGAAAGCCATTTCACCGGCCGCTGGCGCATGTCGCGGCAGACGCTTTATCTCGATGCCACCGCGCGGCCCTCTGACCCCAAGACCTTCAGCTTTTCAGGACTTCAGGCGCGCTCCGTCGAGATCGTGCTGCGACAGGCCGGCAACACGCCCCTCGACATTGACGGCAGTTGCGATGGCCCGCTCGCCCTTCGCTCGTCGGCGCGATCGGGCACCGTCGCCGCGGGCTCGCAATTCCATCTCAGCCTGCCCGCAGCCGGCACTCCGGTCAGCCTCTTTCCCAGCGAGGCGCTCGGCCGCTGCGACCTGCGCGTCAGCTCCAGAGAGGCCCCGGCCGGAGCCCCGCTGACCATTCTGCGCGAGGAGACCGCCGATCCCTGGATCACGGCGCTCGACAGCCGCTATGACCGCTGCCCGGTACCCGATGCGAAAAGCCTCGAAGCGCTCGACCGCGCTTTCTATGCCGGCCGCTGGCTGTCGCAGACCTGCGCTCTGCCGCTCGGAAATCCCACGCTCCTGCGCAAGTCGCGCGACGGCTTCAACGCCAAGGTCGAGGCCCTGCTCGGCAAGACGCTGCCCGACAGTGCCTTCGACAAAGCCGATCCGGAACTGCCGCTCGATTTTTCCGACGCTCCAAAGCTCAGGCTGATCTATCTGTCGTCGCTGGAGTTCAAGGCGGACTTTTCCGGCCGCATCATCGAGCGGCTGATAAGGTATCATGCCGCGCGGGGCGCCAAGGTGCGCATCCTGATCACCGACGTGCTGGAACGCGAGAAGGACGACGCCATGCTGCACCGCCTGGCCGCCGAATTCCCCAATGTCCAGCTGCAGGAATATCGCTGGCGGGCCTACCGCGGCGCGCCGATCGACGAGCAGATCTCACAGCTGCACAAGACCCACCACATCAAGATGCTGGCGACGCTGGCGGATCAGCCTGGCCGGTCCCGCGTCATCATCGGCGGACGCAACATCCATGATGGCTTCCTTTTTCACCGGCCGGTCGACCTGACGCGTTATCCGAACCTGCAGCAATACGGCAAGACGGACGGGTTCTCGCTGAACTACTATTCCAACTGGAGCGATTTCGACGTCGAGGTCGCGGACGAGGCGACGGTCGCGACGCTTGCGGCGCACCTCTCCACAGTCTGGCTGCGCGATGCCGACACCAACCTGTCACGTCCGTTTTCAATCCCGGTTCCTTCAGCCGGTCGCAGCTCGCCAGGCGTGGCGCGGCACTTCATCTCGGTGCCCTACGAGGATGGGCATGCGCTGGAGAACTACTTTGTCGAGCTTATCAACGCCGCCAGGCGCCATATCCAAATCGTCAACCCTTATCTCAACCCGACGCCCGACCTTGTTCGCGCCCTCGACCGGGCGCTCGCCCGAGGCGTGAAGATCGACATCGTCGGCCGCATCGACCTCAAGGGCGACATCGGCGGCAGCTTTCTCACCGCGCTCAACAGGCTGTTCGTCGAGAAATATGGCGACCATATCGACATCCGCGAGTTCAAGGCCCCGGATGTCGTGTTACACTCCAAGATCATGATGATCGACGAGCGGCTGGTCACCATCTCCTCGGTCAATCTCAACAACCGCAGCTTCTTTCACGACAGCGAGAACGGCATGGTGGTGCTCGATCCCGCCTTCTACCGCCGCATGAAGCCGGTCTATGACGACTATCTCGCCCATTCCCGGCCGGTCGCCGCCAATGTGAGCATCGGCTGGGCCTACAGGCTGCTGTTCAGCGGGGCATGGGTGAGGCAGGCCTTTTGA
- a CDS encoding DUF6867 family protein: MQGILYEEASIWQFLFVTCLLGGWAAWMTGKASAQTWRSFFQLFLYMLGLGIGIRFIHHALFDGTMFSLHYYIVDTIVLTILGFLGYQYTRTNQMVTQYNWLYERASLLSWKPKG; this comes from the coding sequence ATGCAGGGCATTCTCTACGAGGAAGCCTCGATCTGGCAGTTCCTGTTCGTCACCTGCCTGCTCGGCGGCTGGGCGGCATGGATGACCGGCAAGGCGAGCGCGCAAACCTGGCGCAGCTTCTTTCAGCTGTTCCTTTACATGCTCGGGCTCGGCATCGGCATAAGGTTCATCCACCACGCGCTGTTCGACGGCACGATGTTCTCGCTGCATTACTATATCGTCGACACGATTGTGCTGACCATACTGGGTTTCCTCGGCTACCAATACACGCGCACCAATCAGATGGTGACACAGTATAATTGGCTCTACGAAAGAGCTTCCCTCTTGAGCTGGAAACCGAAAGGTTGA
- a CDS encoding GntR family transcriptional regulator has product MIYEKYIRSLPLISLETRTAFEPAATRAYRALEHMIVTLELPPASFVTEGALIDRLGLGRTPVREAIQRLAWEGLLDVRPRAGVAVAPLHPGDWLRVLDARRGIELVLARSAARFVTREAADLFHEAALAMQKAVISGNVLSFIQADKALDEALAMAADNPFAARVAAPLQTHSRRFWYRYKADTGLAESAEHHVALIRSILDGDEEAAAKDADKLMALLRGHAEVAATR; this is encoded by the coding sequence ATGATATATGAAAAATATATCAGGAGCCTGCCTTTGATATCCCTCGAGACAAGGACGGCGTTCGAGCCGGCGGCGACGCGAGCCTACCGGGCCCTCGAGCACATGATCGTCACCCTGGAGCTGCCTCCGGCTAGCTTTGTCACCGAGGGCGCGCTGATCGATCGGCTGGGGTTGGGCCGGACCCCGGTGCGCGAGGCAATCCAGCGGCTGGCGTGGGAAGGCCTGCTCGATGTGCGCCCGCGCGCCGGCGTCGCGGTCGCGCCGCTTCACCCCGGCGACTGGCTGCGGGTGCTCGACGCAAGGCGCGGCATCGAGCTGGTGCTGGCCCGCTCAGCGGCCCGCTTCGTCACCCGCGAGGCGGCGGACCTTTTCCACGAGGCCGCCCTAGCCATGCAGAAGGCGGTGATCTCCGGCAACGTGCTTTCTTTCATCCAGGCCGACAAGGCCCTCGACGAGGCCCTTGCGATGGCGGCCGACAATCCGTTCGCGGCACGCGTGGCGGCTCCCTTGCAGACCCACAGCCGCCGCTTCTGGTACCGCTACAAGGCCGATACCGGCTTGGCCGAATCGGCCGAACATCACGTCGCGCTGATCCGCTCCATCCTCGACGGCGATGAGGAGGCGGCCGCCAAGGATGCTGACAAGCTGATGGCGCTGCTGCGCGGCCATGCCGAGGTCGCGGCGACGCGCTGA
- a CDS encoding 4-hydroxyproline epimerase encodes MAKQTFFCIDGHTCGNPVRLVAGGGPPLLGATMMERRAHFLAEYDWIRTGLMFEPRGHDVMSGSILYPPTRGDCDIAILFIETSGCLPMCGHGTIGTVTMAIEHGLVKPKTPGVLRLDTPAGLVVAEYKQVGDYVEEVRITNVPSFLYAEGLTVECPVLGQISVDVAYGGNFYAIVEPQKNYRDMADYSAGDLIAWSPVVRQRLNEKYSFVHPENPGINRLSHMLWTGRPKHAEADARNAVFYGDKAIDRSPCGTGTSARMAQLHAKGKLKEGDSFVHESIIGSLFKGRVEKEVSVAGKPAIIPSIGGWARMTGLNTIFIDERDPFAHGFIVA; translated from the coding sequence ATGGCCAAGCAAACCTTCTTCTGCATCGACGGCCACACTTGCGGCAATCCGGTCAGGCTGGTCGCCGGCGGCGGGCCGCCGCTGCTGGGCGCCACAATGATGGAGCGGCGGGCGCATTTTCTGGCCGAGTATGACTGGATCCGCACCGGGCTGATGTTCGAGCCGCGCGGCCACGACGTGATGTCGGGCTCGATCCTCTATCCGCCGACGCGCGGGGACTGCGACATCGCCATCCTCTTCATCGAGACATCCGGCTGTCTGCCGATGTGCGGACACGGAACGATCGGCACGGTGACGATGGCGATCGAGCACGGGCTGGTGAAGCCGAAGACGCCTGGTGTGCTCAGGCTGGACACGCCGGCCGGCCTCGTCGTCGCCGAATACAAACAGGTCGGCGACTACGTCGAGGAAGTGCGCATCACCAACGTGCCGTCGTTCCTCTATGCCGAAGGGCTGACGGTCGAATGCCCGGTGCTTGGCCAGATCAGCGTCGACGTCGCCTATGGCGGCAATTTCTACGCCATCGTGGAGCCGCAGAAGAACTACCGTGACATGGCCGACTACTCGGCCGGCGACCTCATCGCCTGGAGCCCTGTGGTGCGCCAGCGCCTCAACGAGAAATATTCCTTCGTCCATCCGGAGAATCCCGGCATCAACCGGCTGTCACACATGCTGTGGACCGGCCGGCCGAAACATGCCGAGGCCGATGCGCGCAACGCCGTCTTCTATGGCGACAAGGCGATCGACCGCTCGCCTTGCGGCACCGGCACTTCGGCGCGCATGGCGCAACTGCACGCCAAGGGCAAGCTCAAGGAAGGCGACAGCTTCGTCCATGAATCGATCATCGGCTCGCTGTTCAAGGGCAGGGTGGAAAAGGAGGTCAGCGTGGCCGGCAAGCCGGCGATCATCCCTTCGATCGGCGGCTGGGCGCGCATGACGGGTTTGAACACCATTTTCATCGACGAGCGCGATCCGTTCGCGCACGGGTTTATCGTCGCTTGA
- a CDS encoding ABC transporter ATP-binding protein: protein MAGTALLDIKGVETYYGNIRALNGVNVSVNEGEVVALIGANGAGKSTLMMTIFGAPRARTGTITFAGTDITQLPTHEIARMRIAQSPEGRRIFPRMTVMENLQMGASLDNLKHYDEDVEKVFSLFPRLKERIGQRGGTLSGGEQQMLSIGRALMARPKLLLLDEPSLGLAPLIVKQIFDAIRELNRTQGLTVFLVEQNAFGALKLANRGYVMVNGNVTMSGSGKELLANPEVRAAYLEGGHH from the coding sequence ATGGCCGGGACAGCGCTGCTCGACATCAAGGGCGTCGAAACCTATTACGGCAACATCCGGGCGCTGAACGGCGTCAATGTCAGCGTCAACGAGGGCGAGGTGGTGGCGCTGATCGGCGCCAACGGCGCCGGCAAGTCGACGTTGATGATGACGATCTTCGGCGCCCCGCGTGCGCGCACCGGCACCATCACCTTCGCCGGCACCGACATCACGCAGTTGCCGACGCACGAGATCGCACGGATGCGCATCGCCCAGTCGCCGGAGGGACGGCGCATCTTCCCGCGCATGACGGTGATGGAAAACCTGCAGATGGGCGCCAGCCTCGACAACCTCAAGCATTACGACGAGGACGTCGAGAAGGTCTTTTCGCTGTTCCCGCGGCTGAAAGAGCGCATCGGCCAGCGCGGCGGCACGCTGTCGGGCGGCGAGCAGCAGATGCTGTCGATCGGCCGAGCGCTGATGGCACGGCCGAAGCTGCTGCTGCTCGACGAGCCGTCGCTGGGTCTGGCGCCACTGATCGTCAAGCAGATCTTCGATGCCATCCGCGAGCTGAACAGGACGCAAGGGCTGACCGTATTCCTGGTCGAGCAGAACGCCTTCGGCGCGCTGAAGCTCGCCAATCGCGGCTATGTCATGGTCAACGGCAATGTGACGATGAGCGGCTCCGGCAAAGAGCTGCTCGCCAATCCGGAAGTGCGCGCCGCCTATCTCGAGGGCGGCCACCACTGA
- the livM gene encoding high-affinity branched-chain amino acid ABC transporter permease LivM: MAVTVSPASDSVATPIQRAFREALYAGAIALGLFVLFIGLRTDQNINNELILVQRWGLLALVVILTAAGRFLYVGFAQPAMERAKVEKAKAPAVTVEPGFVRRNFNKIGVVVLLIYPVAMVLLFGFQGSLKWVDNFGIQILIYVMLAWGLNIVIGLAGLLDLGYVAFYAVGAYAYALLGTHFGLSFWILLPAAGCMAAFWGVMLGFPVLRLRGDYLAIVTLAFGEIIRLVLINWREVTNGSAGISGIPKVSFFGLMSFNVSDPNYIAKVLGIAQSGAYYKIFLYYLILGLCFLTAFVTIRLRRLPVGRAWEALREDEIACRSLGINTTTTKLTAFATGAMFGGFAGSFFAARQGFVSPESFVFLESAIILAIVVLGGMGSLGGIAVAALVMIGGTEILRELGFLKVLFGPDFTPELYRMLLFGIAMVVVMLWKPRGFVGSREPTAFLKERRAVSGSFTKEGHG, encoded by the coding sequence ATGGCCGTTACCGTGTCTCCGGCGAGCGACAGCGTCGCAACTCCCATCCAGCGCGCATTTCGCGAAGCGCTCTATGCCGGCGCGATCGCGCTCGGGCTGTTCGTGCTGTTCATCGGTCTGAGGACCGACCAGAACATCAACAACGAACTGATCCTGGTGCAGCGCTGGGGTCTGCTCGCGCTGGTGGTGATCCTCACCGCGGCCGGACGCTTCCTCTATGTCGGATTCGCTCAGCCGGCGATGGAGCGGGCCAAGGTCGAGAAGGCCAAGGCGCCCGCGGTCACCGTCGAGCCCGGCTTCGTGCGGCGCAACTTCAACAAGATCGGCGTCGTCGTGCTGCTGATCTATCCGGTCGCCATGGTGCTTCTGTTCGGCTTCCAGGGCTCGCTGAAATGGGTCGACAATTTCGGCATTCAGATCCTGATCTACGTGATGCTGGCCTGGGGACTCAACATCGTCATCGGTTTGGCTGGCCTGCTCGACCTCGGCTACGTCGCCTTCTACGCCGTCGGCGCCTATGCCTATGCGCTGCTCGGCACGCATTTCGGCCTGTCGTTCTGGATCCTGCTGCCCGCCGCCGGCTGCATGGCGGCCTTCTGGGGCGTCATGCTCGGCTTCCCGGTGCTGAGGCTACGCGGCGACTATCTGGCGATCGTCACGCTCGCCTTCGGCGAGATCATCCGTCTGGTGCTGATCAACTGGCGTGAGGTGACCAACGGCTCGGCAGGCATCTCCGGCATCCCGAAAGTCTCCTTTTTCGGACTGATGTCGTTCAACGTCTCGGACCCGAACTACATCGCCAAGGTTCTCGGCATCGCCCAGTCGGGCGCCTACTACAAGATCTTCCTCTACTATCTCATCCTGGGACTCTGCTTCCTCACCGCGTTCGTCACCATCAGGCTGCGCCGCCTGCCGGTGGGCCGCGCCTGGGAAGCCTTGCGCGAGGACGAGATCGCCTGCCGATCGCTCGGCATCAACACCACCACCACCAAGCTGACGGCGTTCGCCACCGGCGCCATGTTCGGCGGCTTCGCCGGCTCTTTCTTCGCCGCGCGCCAGGGCTTCGTCAGTCCGGAATCCTTCGTCTTCCTGGAATCGGCGATCATCCTCGCCATCGTCGTGCTCGGCGGCATGGGCTCGCTGGGCGGTATCGCGGTGGCGGCACTGGTGATGATCGGCGGCACCGAGATCCTGCGCGAGCTGGGCTTCCTCAAGGTGCTGTTCGGTCCGGACTTCACGCCGGAACTCTACCGCATGCTGCTGTTCGGCATCGCCATGGTCGTCGTCATGCTGTGGAAGCCGCGCGGCTTCGTCGGCAGCCGTGAGCCGACAGCCTTCCTCAAGGAGCGAAGAGCCGTCTCAGGCTCCTTCACCAAGGAGGGCCACGGCTGA
- a CDS encoding LysR family transcriptional regulator: MNWDDVRIFLAVARAGQILGAAKRLELNHATVSRRIAALEEALRTKLFRRLTTGSELTPAGERLLDIAERMESDMIAARSTIAGEGDDVSGTVRIGAPDGFGVAFLAKRLGGLTALHRELTIQLVPVPRSFSLSRREADIAITVERPTEGRLIAGKLVDYTLGLFASRAYVDSNGLPKSAAELGQHTLIGYVPDLIVSPSLDYAAEFSPDWRSTFAISSALGQAEAVRSGAGIGILHTFVARSMPELVPVDIVAPIRRAYWLVYHESVRPLRRVQIVANFITKAVERERALFM, translated from the coding sequence ATGAACTGGGATGACGTCCGCATCTTCCTCGCCGTGGCGCGCGCCGGCCAGATCCTGGGCGCGGCCAAGCGCCTGGAGCTCAACCACGCCACCGTGTCGCGCCGCATCGCCGCGCTCGAGGAGGCATTGCGCACAAAACTCTTTCGTCGCCTGACCACCGGCAGCGAGCTGACGCCGGCCGGTGAGCGCTTGCTCGACATTGCCGAGCGCATGGAGAGCGACATGATCGCCGCGCGCTCGACCATTGCCGGCGAGGGCGACGACGTTTCCGGCACGGTGCGCATCGGCGCGCCCGACGGCTTTGGCGTCGCCTTCCTGGCCAAGCGGCTCGGCGGTCTGACGGCGCTCCACCGCGAACTCACCATCCAGTTGGTGCCCGTGCCGCGCTCCTTCTCGCTGTCGCGGCGCGAGGCCGATATCGCGATCACGGTCGAGCGGCCGACCGAGGGCCGGCTGATCGCGGGAAAGCTGGTCGACTACACGCTTGGCCTGTTTGCCTCCCGCGCTTACGTGGATTCCAACGGGCTGCCGAAGTCGGCGGCCGAGCTCGGTCAGCACACGCTGATCGGCTACGTGCCCGACCTCATCGTCAGCCCCTCGCTCGACTACGCCGCCGAGTTCAGCCCCGACTGGCGCTCGACCTTCGCCATCTCCTCGGCCCTCGGCCAGGCGGAAGCCGTGCGCTCCGGCGCCGGCATCGGCATCCTCCACACCTTCGTGGCGCGCTCGATGCCGGAGCTCGTCCCGGTCGACATCGTGGCGCCCATCCGCCGGGCCTACTGGCTGGTCTATCATGAATCGGTGAGGCCGCTGCGGCGCGTGCAGATCGTCGCCAACTTCATCACCAAGGCGGTCGAGCGGGAGCGCGCGTTGTTCATGTGA